From Elephas maximus indicus isolate mEleMax1 chromosome 1, mEleMax1 primary haplotype, whole genome shotgun sequence, a single genomic window includes:
- the COL11A2 gene encoding collagen alpha-2(XI) chain, with protein MERCSQCHRLLLLVPLVLGLSTAPACAGTPPVDVLRALRFPSLPDGVRRARGICPADVAYRVSRPAQLSAPTRQLFPGGVPKDFSLKTVVRTRPGLQAPLLTLYSAQGVRQLGLELGPPVRFLYEDQTGRPQPPSQPVFRGISLADGKWHRVAVAVKGQSVTLIVDCKKRVTRPLPRSARPVLDTHGVIIFGARILDEEVFEGDVQELVIVAGVQAAYESCEQKELECEGGQRERPQNQQHHRTQRSPKKQPSRLHRPQNQEPQRQPTESFYYDYEPPYYDEMTTGTTPDYQDLIPGEEEGMLESSPLPPPEEEQTDLQVPPTADRFLAEELGEGGTDAPEGPYDYAYGYGDDYREETKLGPTLSAETAHSGAAARGPRGLKGEKGEPAVLEPGMLVEGPPGPEGPAGLTGPPGIQGNPGPVGDPGERGPPGRAGLPGSDGAPGPPGTSLMLPFRFGSGGGDKGPVVAAQEAQAQAILQQARLALRGPPGPMGYTGRPGPLGQPGSPGLKGESGDLGPQGPRGPQGLSGPPGKAGRRGRAGADGARGMPGEPGVKGDRGFDGLPGLPGEKGHRGETGAQGLAGPPGEDGERGDDGEIGPRGLPGESGPRGLLGPKGPPGVPGPPGVRGMDGPHGPKGSLGPQGEPGPPGQQGTPGTQGLPGPQGAIGPHGEKGPRGKPGLPGMPGSDGPPGHPGKEGPPGTKGNQGPSGPQGPLGYPGPRGVKGVDGIRGLKGHKGEKGEDGFPGFKGDMGVKGDRGEVGVPGSRGEDGPEGPKGRTGPTGDPGPPGLMGEKGKLGIPGLPGYPGRQGPKGSLGFPGFPGASGEKGARGLSGKSGPRGERGPTGPRGQRGPRGATGKSGAKGTSGGDGPHGPPGERGLPGPQGPSGFPGPKGPPGPSGKDGLPGHPGQRGEVGFQGKTGPPGPPGVVGPQGAAGESGPMGERGHPGPPGPPGEQGLPGTSGKEGTKGDPGPPGAPGKDGPAGLRGFPGERGLPGTAGGPGLKGNEGPAGPPGPAGSPGERGAAGSGGPIGPPGRPGPQGPPGAAGEKGVPGEKGPIGPTGRDGVQGPVGLPGPAGPPGVAGEDGDKGEVGDPGQKGTKGNKGEHGPPGPPGPIGPVGQPGTAGADGEPGARGPQGHFGAKGDEGTRGFNGPPGPIGLQGLPGPSGEKGETGDVGPMGPPGPPGPRGPAGPNGADGPQGPPGGVGNLGPPGEKGEPGEPGSPGVQGEPGVKGPRGDRGEKGESGQPGEAGPPGPKGPTGDDGPKGNPGPVGFPGDPGPPGEGGPRGQDGAKGDRGEDGEPGQPGSPGPTGENGPPGPLGKRGPAGTPGPEGRQGEKGAKGDPGAVGAPGKTGAVGPAGPAGKPGPDGLRGLPGSVGQQGRPGATGQAGPPGPVGPPGLPGLQGDAGAKGEKGHPGLIGLIGPPGEQGEKGDRGLPGPQGSPGQKGETGIPGASGPIGPGGSPGLPGPAGPKGAKGASGPAGPKGEKGVQGPPGHPGPPGEVIQPLPIQMPKKTRRSVDGSRLMQEDEAMPTGGAPGSPRGLEEIFGSLDSLRDEIEQMRRPTGTQDSPARTCQDLKLCHPELPDGEYWVDPNQGCARDAFRVFCNFTAGGETCVTPRDDITQFSYVDSEGSPVGVVQLTFLRLLSVSAHQDISYPCSGGAQDGLLRLRGANEDDLSPETSPYVKEFRDGCQTQQGRTVLEVRTPVLEQLPVLDASFSDLGAPPRRGGVLLGPVCFMG; from the exons ATGGAGCGGTGTAGCCAATGCCATCGTCTCCTCCTGCTGGTACCGCTGGTTCTGGGGCTGAGCACGGCCCCAGCCTGTGCAG GTACACCTCCTGTGGATGTGCTCCGGGCCCTGAGGTTCCCCTCCCTTCCTGATGGTGTCCGGAGGGCAAGAGGCATCTGTCCAGCTGATGTGGCCTACCGAGTTTCCCGACCTGCCCAGCTCAGTGCACCCACCCGCCAGCTCTTTCCAG GAGGTGTTCCCAAAGATTTCTCTCTGAAGACTGTTGTCCGGACTCGGCCTGGCCTCCAGGCTCCCCTCCTGACACTCTACAGTGCCCAGGGCGTCCGGCAGCTGGGCCTGGAGCTCGGCCCACCTGTCCGCTTCCTCTATGAGGACCAGACTGGGCGGCCTCAACCCCCATCTCAGCCGGTCTTCCGAGGCATCAGCCTAGCAGATGGCAA GTGGCACCGTGTGGCTGTGGCTGTGAAGGGCCAGTCTGTCACCCTCATTGTTGACTGCAAAAAGCGAGTCACCCGGCCCCTACCCCGAAGTGCTCGTCCTGTATTGGACACTCATGGAGTGATAATCTTTGGTGCCCGTATCCTGGATGAGGAAGTCTTTGAG GGTGATGTCCAGGAACTTGTCATTGTTGCGGGGGTCCAAGCTGCCTATGAATCCTGTGAACAGAAGGAACTGGAGTGTGAAGGGGGCCAGAGGGAGAGACCTCAGAACCAACAGCATCACAGAACCCAGAGATCTCCAAAGAAGCAACCATCAAGACTTCATAGGCCACAGAATCAGGAACCCCAGCGACAG CCCACTGAGTCTTTCTACTATGACTACGAGCCCCCCTATTATGATGAGATGACTACGGGGACGACCCCTGATTATCAG GACCTTATCCCAGGTGAAGAGGAAGGAATGCTGGAGTCAAGCCCCTTGCCACCCCCTGAGGAG GAGCAGACAGATCTCCAGGTACCCCCAACAGCTGACAGATTCTTGGCAGAAGAACTTGGGGAGGGTGGCACAGACGCCCCAGAAGGGCCCTACGATTACGCCTATGGCTATGGGGACGATTATCGTGAGGAGACCAAGCTTGGCCCTACCCTCTCTGCGGAGACAGCCCACTCAGGAGCC GCTGCCCGTGGACCCCGGGGGCTGAAGGGAGAGAAGGGGGAGCCTGCAGTGCTAGAGCCT GGTATGCTAGTAGAGGGGCCACCTGGTCCAGAAGGCCCTGCG GGATTGACTGGTCCCCCTGGCATCCAGGGAAACCCAGGCCCAGTTGGAGACCCTGGAGAGAGG GGCCCCCCTGGCCGAGCAGGGCTTCCTGGCTCAGATGGGGCCCCTGGTCCTCCTGGCACATCCCTCATGCTCCCA ttCCGGTTTGGCAGTGGTGGGGGTgacaaaggccctgtggtggcAGCCCAGGAGGCTCAGGCCCAGGCAATCCTGCAGCAGGCGCGG CTGGCGCTCCGTGGGCCTCCTGGCCCCATGGGATACACAGGCCGCCCTGGACCTTTG GGACAACCTGGAAGCCCTGGCCTAAAAGGAGAATCTGGAGACCTAGGACCTCAG GGCCCCAGAGGACCTCAGGGCCTTTCAGGCCCTCCTGGCAAGGCTGGGCGAAGA GGCCGAGCAGGTGCAGATGGAGCCCGAGGAATGCCTGGAGAACCTGGAGTGAAG GGTGACCGAGGTTTTGATGGACTCCCAGGGCTGCCTGGGGAGAAGGGACATAGG GGTGAGACTGGTGCCCAGGGCCTTGCTGGGCCTCCTGGCGAGGATGGAGAGAGG GGAGATGATGGGGAGATTGGGCCTCGGGGACTGCCTGGAGAGTCG GGGCCTCGAGGTCTCCTTGGCCCCAAAGGCCCACCTGGTGTTCCTGGACCCCCG GGAGTCCGAGGCATGGATGGTCCCCATGGCCCCAAAGGGAGCTTG GGACCTCAGGGAGAGCCAGGACCTCCTGGACAACAGGGCACTCCTGGGACCCAA GGTCTCCCCGGGCCTCAGGGTGCCATTGGCCCCCATGGAGAGAAG GGTCCTCGAGGGAAACCAGGGCTACCTGGCATGCCTGGCTCAGATGGACCCCCG GGCcaccctgggaaggaaggccctCCTGGAACCAAAGGAAACCAG ggTCCATCTGGACCTCAGGGTCCTCTAGGATACCCAGGACCTCGAGGTGTCAAG GGTGTGGATGGAATTCGGGGTCTGAAGGGTCATAAGGGTGAAAAG GGCGAGGATGGCTTTCCTGGGTTCAAAGGTGACATGGGCGTGAAAGGTGACAGG GGTGAGGTTGGAGTCCCTGGTTCCAGGGGAGAGGATGGCCCCGAGGGCCCGAAGGGACGCACTGGACCCACCGGAGACCCTGGGCCCCCTGGGCTCATGGGTGAGAAG GGCAAGCTGGGCATTCCTGGTCTGCCTGGCTACCCTGGACGCCAGGGTCCCAAG GGATCCCTGGGATTCCCCGGTTTTCCTGGAGCCAGTGGAGAGAAGGGAGCCCGG GGCCTGTCAGGGAAATCAGGGCCGCGGGGAGAACGAGGCCCCACA GGTCCTCGGGGTCAGCGAGGGCCCAGAGGAGCCACTGGGAAGTCTGGAGCGAAG GGAACATCAGGCGGTGATGGCCCCCACGGCCCTCCCGGAGAGAGG GGTCTCCCTGGACCTCAGGGCCCCAGTGGATTTCCTGGCCCCAAAGGACCCCCG GGCCCCTCTGGGAAGGACGGGTTGCCGGGACACCCAGGCCAGCGAGGCGAAGTG ggtttccaggggAAGACTGGCCCCCCTGGCCCCCCAGGGGTCGTGGGACCTCAG GGAGCAGCAGGAGAAAGTGGACCCATGGGGGAGAGAGGCCACCCAGGCCCCCCAGGGCCCCCTGGGGAGCAGGGGCTGCCTGGGACATCTGGAAAGGAAGGAACAAAG gGAGATCCTGGTCCCCCGGGGGCCCCAGGGAAGGATGGTCCCGCTGGTCTGAGGGGCTTCCCAGGAGAAAGAGGCCTCCCAGGCACTGCT GGTGGACCTGGTTTGAAGGGGAATGAAGGTCCAGCCGGTCCTCCTGGCCCTGCA GGCTCCCCTGGGGAACGAGGTGCAGCAGGATCGGGGGGACCCATTGGCCCCCCAGGACGCCCAGGACCACAGGGCCCCCCTGGAGCAGCAGGAGAGAAAGGTGTCCCG GGTGAGAAGGGCCCCATTGGTCCTACTGGTCGTGATGGGGTCCAGGGTCCTGTGGGGCTTCCTGGTCCTGCTGGACCCCCAGGTGTGGCTGGTGAGGATGGAGACAAG GGTGAGGTGGGAGACCCTGGACAGAAGGGCACCAAAGGGAACAAGGGTGAACAC GGCCCTCCTGGACCTCCTGGACCCATTGGTCCTGTGGGGCAGCCTGGCACAGCG GGAGCAGATGGGGAACCTGGAGCTCGGGGACCCCAGGGACACTTTGGAGCCAAAGGTGATGAAGGAACAAGAGGATTCAATGGGCCTCCAGGACCCATTGGCCTACAG GGTTTGCCAGGCCCCTCTGGGGAGAAGGGAGAAACTGGAGACGTGGGCCCTATG GGACCGCCTGGCCCCCCAGGACCTCGAGGCCCAGCTGGACCCAATGGAGCTGAT GGTCCACAAGGTCCCCCAGGAGGTGTTGGGAACCTGGGTCCCCCTGGAGAGAAG GGGGAGCCAGGAGAGCCAGGATCCCCAGGGGTCCAGGGTGAGCCAGGTGTCAAG GGTCCACGTGGGGACCGTGGGGAGAAAGGAGAGTCTGGACAGCCGGGTGAGGCAGGGCCACCAGGGCCTAAAGGCCCCACCGGCGATGACGGCCCCAAAGGGAACCCT GGTCCTGTTGGTTTTCCTGGTGACCCTGGCCCCCCTGGAGAAGGTGGCCCTCGG GGCCAGGATGGTGCTAAAGGTGACCGTGGAGAGGATGGCGAGCCAGGACAGCCT GGATCCCCTGGTCCCACTGGGGAGAATGGACCTCCTGGACCACTTGGAAAGCGG GGTCCTGCTGGCACACCTGGTCCTGAGGGGCGACAAGGAGAGAAGGGAGCCAAG GGGGACCCTGGTGCTGTGGGTGCCCCAGGGAAGACAGGTGCTGTGGGTCCTGCAGGCCCTGCAGGAAAGCCTGGCCCTGATGGTCTGAGAGGGCTCCCAGGCTCAGTG GGTCAACAAGGCCGCCCCGGAGCCACAGGCCAGGCCGGGCCTCCAGGTCCTGTG GGACCCCCTGGGCTTCCTGGCCTCCAAGGTGATGCTGGAGCCAAGGGAGAGAAG GGTCACCCAGGTCTTATTGGACTGATCGGCCCCCCTGGGGAGCAGGGAGAGAAGGGTGACCGGGGACTTCCTGGCCCTCAGGGCTCCCCAGGACAGAAGGGAGAGACG GGTATCCCAGGAGCATCTGGCCCCATCGGTCCTGGAGGGTCCCCTGGCCTCCCT GGACCTGCTGGCCCCAAAGGAGCCAAAGGAGCCTCA GGCCCAGCTGGACCCAAGGGAGAGAAGGGCGTCCAAGGCCCTCCAGGACACCCA GGCCCTCCGGGCGAGGTGATCCAGCCACTGCCCATCCAGATGCCCAAGAAGACTCGGCGCTCTGTGGATGGAAGCCGCCTGATGCAAGAGGATGAGGCCATGCCGACTGGGGGGGCCCCAGGCAGTCCTAGGGGATTGGAGGAGATCTTTGGCTCACTTGACTCCCTGCGCGATGAGATCGAGCAGATGAGGCGGCCAACGGGGACCCAGGACAGCCCCGCCCGGACCTGCCAGGACCTGAAGCTGTGCCACCCTGAGCTGCCTGATG GAGAGTACTGGGTCGACCCCAACCAGGGCTGTGCTCGGGATGCCTTCCGGGTTTTCTGCAACTTTACAGCAGGAGGGGAAACCTGTGTGACGCCCAGGGACGATATCACACAG TTCTCCTACGTGGACTCAGAGGGCTCCCCAGTAGGTGTGGTCCAGCTTACCTTCCTGCGGCTGCTCAGCGTCTCGGCCCATCAGGACATCTCCTACCCATGCTCTGGGGGGGCCCAGGATGGTCTCCTGAGACTCCGTGGGGCCAATGAGGACGACCTGAGCCCAGAGACCAGCCCTTATGTCAAGGAGTTCAGAGATGGCTGTCAG